One segment of Herbaspirillum hiltneri N3 DNA contains the following:
- a CDS encoding hemerythrin domain-containing protein: protein MDIDKYKHQHTVIFDNIRKLKEFSHLGIAEHAADIAAQVIKMSSVIKLHLSIEDKFLYPALQEANNPRLATMGKQYQHEMTHIAEAYGEFARKWNDAGHVAADPDGFRNAANKVLKVLFDRMQREDRDFYPMIENA from the coding sequence ATGGACATCGACAAATACAAACACCAGCACACGGTCATCTTCGACAACATCCGCAAGCTCAAGGAGTTTTCCCATCTGGGCATCGCCGAGCACGCCGCCGACATCGCCGCACAAGTGATCAAGATGAGCTCCGTCATCAAACTGCACCTGTCGATCGAGGACAAATTCCTTTATCCCGCCTTGCAGGAAGCCAACAATCCTCGCCTGGCCACGATGGGCAAGCAATACCAGCATGAAATGACCCACATCGCCGAAGCCTATGGCGAATTTGCACGCAAATGGAATGATGCCGGCCACGTGGCGGCTGATCCCGACGGCTTCCGCAACGCCGCCAACAAGGTGCTGAAAGTCCTGTTCGACCGCATGCAGCGCGAAGACCGCGATTTCTATCCGATGATCGAGAACGCCTGA
- a CDS encoding CYTH domain-containing protein gives MEIELKLLIAADSVDAFRALPLLSEHAVAAPESQDLFSTYFDTPALHLKQHRSALRVRKAGALWIQTYKGGGSVAAGLHQRHEWECEVAGPRIELDKLLPLVDNPTARTALELPGLSQQLEAVFTTSFRRTAWQLRLPQGTEVEVALDEGVVEAGGQTQPICEIELELKSGDTGELLAFAQALRQAIPLTPSNVSKAQRGFALRGRDLQGADSSL, from the coding sequence ATGGAAATCGAACTCAAATTACTGATTGCCGCGGACAGCGTTGACGCTTTTCGCGCCTTGCCCTTGCTCAGCGAGCACGCCGTCGCGGCGCCGGAATCGCAGGACCTGTTCAGCACCTATTTCGACACGCCGGCATTACACCTGAAACAGCACCGCTCGGCGCTGCGCGTGCGCAAGGCCGGCGCGCTGTGGATCCAGACCTACAAGGGCGGCGGCAGCGTCGCGGCGGGCCTGCATCAGCGCCACGAGTGGGAATGCGAAGTCGCCGGCCCGCGCATCGAGTTGGACAAGCTGCTGCCGCTGGTCGACAACCCGACCGCGCGCACCGCGCTGGAGTTGCCCGGATTGTCGCAGCAATTGGAGGCAGTCTTCACCACCAGCTTTCGCCGCACCGCCTGGCAGTTGCGCCTGCCGCAGGGCACCGAGGTCGAAGTCGCGCTGGACGAAGGCGTGGTCGAGGCAGGCGGGCAAACCCAGCCGATCTGCGAGATCGAGCTGGAACTGAAGTCCGGCGACACCGGCGAGCTGCTGGCGTTTGCGCAGGCGCTGCGGCAGGCGATTCCGCTGACGCCGAGCAATGTCAGCAAGGCCCAGCGCGGTTTTGCCCTGCGCGGCAGGGATTTGCAGGGCGCCGATAGTTCGTTGTAA
- a CDS encoding fimbrial protein, which yields MLKFNLYPAVPYGASRVRSAATDKVPLVGMRHFVKWCLACILVLCSGSALAQQYGCTTIAGGNYVVSIGTASIPLNAAIGSTVIPKSPQPGASYRISCSNSGGRITAYYKFSVTGAPVSGYTDVYPTNLAGLGVRYLFSQTIGNNCGMNDDQTIENSSYTANCWVSAYSPNLNWSWQASTEFVKTGTIAAGTLTSIPAINITVTSSIDQVTVWQQTPMYTGGATGNVTVPTCATPDVVIPMGNTNFSTFNGTGTMNDRWNNTTFNVNNCPVGLTQVSIKFNTPLAGWLDQDNGVFKLNNPTSSTTAQGIGIQMSFGANNTPVVYNTAQPLSGYEAIKTTGGSFSVPIGARYVKPASTTRLVAGQANGAVVFVMSYE from the coding sequence ATGTTGAAATTTAATTTGTATCCCGCTGTGCCGTACGGCGCGTCGCGGGTCAGGTCAGCGGCTACGGATAAGGTGCCATTGGTCGGCATGCGTCATTTTGTTAAATGGTGTTTGGCCTGCATTCTTGTTCTTTGCTCGGGATCGGCTCTCGCGCAACAATATGGCTGTACAACCATTGCTGGAGGGAATTATGTCGTAAGCATCGGGACGGCAAGTATTCCTTTAAATGCCGCCATCGGTTCGACCGTGATACCCAAGTCGCCTCAACCGGGAGCCTCCTATCGCATAAGCTGTAGTAATTCAGGGGGGCGTATCACCGCCTATTACAAATTTAGTGTCACTGGTGCGCCCGTCAGCGGTTACACCGACGTCTATCCGACAAATTTGGCTGGCCTCGGCGTGCGCTACCTTTTCTCGCAAACGATTGGCAACAACTGCGGCATGAACGACGATCAGACTATCGAGAATTCCAGCTATACAGCCAATTGCTGGGTGTCAGCGTATAGTCCCAATCTAAACTGGTCATGGCAGGCCTCCACGGAATTTGTCAAAACTGGAACTATCGCTGCTGGAACACTAACGTCGATACCGGCAATTAATATCACAGTCACGTCAAGTATTGATCAGGTGACTGTTTGGCAGCAAACGCCCATGTACACGGGCGGCGCAACAGGTAATGTGACCGTGCCCACCTGCGCGACACCCGACGTCGTCATCCCGATGGGCAATACAAATTTTTCCACTTTTAATGGCACCGGCACGATGAATGACAGGTGGAATAACACTACATTCAACGTCAACAATTGCCCGGTCGGCCTCACTCAGGTCTCGATCAAGTTTAATACGCCGCTAGCCGGTTGGCTGGATCAGGACAATGGCGTGTTCAAGCTCAACAATCCGACCAGCAGTACGACCGCACAAGGTATCGGCATCCAGATGAGCTTTGGCGCCAATAACACCCCCGTCGTCTACAACACCGCCCAGCCCCTGAGTGGCTACGAGGCGATCAAGACCACCGGCGGCAGTTTTTCAGTGCCGATCGGTGCGCGCTACGTCAAGCCGGCGTCCACAACCCGGCTTGTTGCCGGTCAGGCAAACGGGGCGGTAGTCTTTGTCATGAGCTACGAGTAA
- a CDS encoding alpha/beta fold hydrolase translates to MPFLTHNKQPRIHYDIIDGDPAKPWLVFLHEGLGCTAMWKDFPQRLCAATGCRGLLYDRLGYGLSDALQQTRAPDYLHRYALDELPSILVALLPQQAYILIGHSDGGSIALLHAAQRAPLLRAIVTEAAHVFVEPVTLDGIRAADRAYADGKLKGLQKYHGDKTGQIFKAWSETWLAPAFADWNIEADLPRIACPALVMQGVDDQYGTPAQVDAIVAGIAGSAGGHLGTARPAMLAGCGHSPHQEQPQAVLELMRDFVLEQVAATAA, encoded by the coding sequence ATGCCTTTCCTGACGCACAACAAACAACCACGAATTCACTACGACATCATCGACGGCGACCCCGCAAAACCCTGGCTGGTGTTCCTCCACGAAGGTTTGGGTTGCACTGCAATGTGGAAGGATTTTCCGCAGCGTTTGTGTGCGGCGACGGGCTGTCGCGGGCTGCTGTACGATCGTCTCGGTTACGGCCTTTCCGATGCACTGCAGCAAACGCGTGCGCCCGATTATCTGCACCGCTATGCGCTGGATGAACTGCCCTCCATTCTCGTGGCCTTGTTGCCGCAGCAAGCCTATATCCTGATCGGCCACTCCGACGGCGGCAGCATTGCCTTGTTGCATGCGGCACAGCGTGCGCCCCTGCTGCGGGCAATTGTCACCGAGGCGGCGCACGTTTTTGTCGAACCAGTGACGCTGGACGGTATCCGGGCAGCCGACCGCGCCTATGCCGACGGCAAGCTGAAAGGGTTGCAAAAATATCATGGCGACAAGACCGGACAGATCTTCAAGGCCTGGTCCGAGACCTGGCTTGCCCCCGCCTTCGCCGACTGGAACATCGAGGCCGATTTGCCGCGCATCGCCTGTCCGGCGCTGGTGATGCAAGGGGTTGACGATCAGTACGGGACGCCGGCGCAGGTGGACGCCATCGTTGCTGGCATCGCAGGAAGCGCGGGCGGACACCTTGGGACGGCGCGCCCGGCCATGCTCGCCGGTTGCGGCCACAGTCCGCATCAGGAGCAGCCGCAGGCGGTGCTCGAACTGATGCGCGACTTCGTCCTGGAACAGGTCGCCGCGACGGCAGCCTGA
- a CDS encoding cupin domain-containing protein encodes MRFLPSAKSALLAALLALAAGADAHDGKHGDEVVTPLQHQALSDAPGKSGVMAIVAYGPGQSSVPHRHPGSIFAYVLEGEVVSQLQGGAPVTYKAGESWYEAPDTPHLVSRNASTTKPARLLVWSLVQDGRPLTVPLEK; translated from the coding sequence ATGCGATTCCTCCCCTCTGCAAAAAGCGCACTGCTCGCCGCCTTGTTGGCCCTGGCGGCCGGCGCCGATGCCCACGACGGCAAACATGGCGATGAAGTCGTCACGCCTTTGCAGCATCAGGCCCTGTCCGATGCCCCCGGCAAAAGCGGCGTCATGGCGATAGTCGCTTACGGCCCCGGCCAAAGCTCGGTGCCGCATCGCCATCCCGGCTCCATCTTTGCCTACGTGCTGGAAGGCGAAGTGGTCTCCCAGCTGCAGGGCGGCGCCCCGGTGACCTATAAAGCGGGCGAGTCCTGGTACGAAGCGCCCGACACGCCGCACCTGGTGTCGCGCAACGCCAGCACTACCAAACCGGCAAGGCTGCTGGTCTGGTCGCTGGTGCAGGATGGCAGGCCGTTGACGGTACCGCTGGAAAAGTGA
- a CDS encoding DUF1120 domain-containing protein translates to MNKQVVLLSALLASSLVSFAARAVDTTELQVKGSIRPSACIPSFTNGGEVDFGTIRAADLKAGKYTALPVKQINFNVSCDQSRTIELLVHDNRAASYVRGSYTGIYGGEDDAVQVFGLGSVDGKKVGGYRLVMSDITVDGTPATSGYMARPLYGKGYAPGGVLANNTGYYFVFIVTWPYAAASKFLNVKINVEALLNKPENLNLTGDIPLDGSATFEIRYR, encoded by the coding sequence ATGAACAAACAAGTCGTTCTGCTCTCCGCCCTCCTAGCTTCCTCGCTGGTCTCTTTCGCCGCTCGGGCCGTCGACACGACTGAACTCCAGGTCAAGGGTTCGATTCGTCCTTCGGCGTGCATTCCGAGTTTTACCAATGGCGGCGAGGTCGATTTTGGCACCATCCGCGCTGCTGATTTAAAGGCAGGCAAATATACCGCGCTTCCGGTGAAACAAATTAACTTCAATGTGTCATGCGATCAGTCTCGAACGATTGAACTGCTCGTGCACGACAACCGTGCTGCTTCGTACGTCAGAGGTAGCTACACCGGAATTTACGGCGGAGAAGACGATGCCGTACAGGTTTTCGGACTCGGCTCAGTTGACGGCAAGAAGGTCGGTGGCTACAGGCTGGTCATGTCTGACATCACTGTCGACGGCACCCCGGCGACGTCGGGTTACATGGCTCGCCCTTTATACGGGAAGGGATACGCTCCCGGCGGCGTGCTGGCCAATAACACAGGCTATTACTTCGTGTTTATTGTTACCTGGCCCTATGCGGCAGCATCGAAGTTCCTGAACGTCAAAATCAACGTTGAGGCACTCCTCAATAAACCGGAAAATCTGAATCTGACAGGCGATATCCCGCTGGACGGTTCTGCGACGTTCGAGATCAGATATCGATAA
- a CDS encoding FtsK/SpoIIIE family DNA translocase: MRLFLLDWFGWSFLWMLPLLGRVLLSLLSGKGLGGRGSIRIWLGTLAILCASSALEAMLRSQGDTALETDLLGQALARNVTLAFGKLVAVLVLMATGMIGLFWLFGRRKARMDLDADIGSLPLQASVPRRTQANIAPTIRNMPAAQSHRTPPAQPKPPAAPAFGNLTRKRDPWPLPNELPRAAHPAHTAAGNWPGAALQKAEPPKRPARPASEWAAFESLRPTQAMLARSASGQQPEAPAHTAALKPSLATSIISKPKITPIAGSSTKVRISTASDRSQAIPTSLSAALRAREPAPPPVTAPILEPVLQQSAPQTAAFHATEPEPEVITASEPFNIIDTRIEPVAAAIPEPTHAAPAPASAPSLLFEEPVQEPPVAAAAPMQIRTWTQAPAAPAPAPAPAAPVVTAAPVRPYRPTEVPLPGIELLDQGSDAPVEMDETQLLEIGQLIEQRLKEFKVPVTVLGAYAGPVITRFEIEPALGVRGAQIVNLMKDLARALGLTSIRVVETIPGKTCMGLELPNPKRQMIRLAEIIRSEAYARSASHLTLAMGKDITGVPVATDLARAPHMLVAGTTGSGKSVAINAMILSLLYKATPDDVRLIMIDPKMLELSVYDGIPHLLAPVVTDMKLAAHALSWCVGEMDKRYRLMSALGVRGLAGYNQKIADGIAAEKRVKNPFSLTPDAPEPLDPLPMIVVVIDELADLMMVAGKKIEELIARLAQKARAAGIHLILATQRPSVDVITGLIKANIPTRVAFQVSSKIDSRTVLDQMGAETLLGHGDMLFLPPGSGYPQRVHGAFVSDEEVHRVVEHLKAHGEPQYEEAILAGPASEEPQQGDMFGEPGDEADPLYDEAVAYVTRSRRASISSVQRQFRIGYNRAARLVEQMEAAGILSSMSKSGSRDVLAPPPPEL, encoded by the coding sequence ATGCGCTTATTTTTACTTGACTGGTTCGGCTGGTCGTTCTTGTGGATGCTGCCCCTGCTGGGCAGAGTATTACTGTCCTTGTTGTCCGGAAAAGGCCTCGGCGGACGCGGCTCCATCCGTATCTGGCTCGGCACCCTGGCCATCCTGTGCGCCAGTAGCGCCCTCGAGGCCATGCTCCGTTCGCAAGGCGATACTGCACTGGAAACCGACCTCCTCGGCCAGGCGCTCGCACGCAACGTCACCCTCGCCTTCGGTAAGCTGGTCGCCGTCCTTGTCTTGATGGCAACAGGAATGATCGGCCTGTTCTGGCTGTTCGGCCGCCGCAAGGCCAGGATGGACCTCGATGCCGACATCGGCTCCCTGCCGCTGCAGGCTTCGGTGCCGCGCCGCACCCAGGCCAATATCGCTCCCACCATCCGCAACATGCCGGCAGCGCAGTCGCACCGGACTCCTCCGGCGCAACCGAAACCGCCAGCCGCGCCCGCCTTCGGCAACCTGACCCGCAAGCGCGATCCCTGGCCGCTGCCCAATGAATTGCCGCGCGCCGCCCATCCTGCGCATACCGCCGCCGGCAACTGGCCCGGCGCTGCGCTGCAAAAGGCCGAACCGCCCAAACGCCCGGCGCGTCCCGCTTCCGAATGGGCCGCATTCGAATCGCTGCGGCCGACCCAGGCGATGCTGGCCCGTTCGGCTTCCGGTCAGCAGCCGGAAGCGCCGGCGCATACCGCGGCGCTCAAGCCATCGCTGGCCACCAGCATCATCAGCAAACCGAAGATCACGCCCATCGCCGGCAGCAGCACCAAGGTCCGCATCAGCACCGCCAGCGACCGCAGCCAGGCGATTCCGACGTCGCTGAGCGCTGCGCTGCGGGCGCGCGAGCCTGCTCCGCCTCCGGTTACCGCGCCGATTCTAGAGCCGGTGCTGCAGCAGAGTGCGCCCCAGACCGCCGCCTTCCATGCGACCGAGCCGGAACCGGAAGTCATCACCGCCTCCGAGCCATTCAATATCATCGACACCCGCATCGAACCGGTTGCCGCAGCCATTCCCGAGCCGACCCACGCTGCACCTGCACCTGCATCGGCCCCGTCGTTGCTATTTGAGGAACCGGTCCAGGAACCTCCGGTTGCAGCCGCCGCCCCCATGCAGATCCGCACCTGGACGCAAGCGCCTGCTGCTCCTGCTCCTGCTCCTGCTCCTGCTGCCCCCGTGGTGACAGCCGCGCCGGTGCGGCCTTATCGCCCCACCGAAGTTCCCCTGCCCGGCATCGAGTTGCTCGACCAGGGCAGCGACGCGCCGGTCGAGATGGACGAAACCCAGCTGCTGGAAATCGGCCAACTCATTGAGCAGCGCCTCAAGGAGTTCAAGGTCCCGGTCACCGTACTGGGCGCCTACGCCGGTCCGGTCATCACGCGCTTTGAAATCGAACCCGCGCTGGGCGTGCGCGGCGCCCAGATCGTCAATCTCATGAAAGACCTGGCGCGCGCGCTCGGCCTGACCTCGATCCGCGTGGTCGAAACCATCCCCGGCAAGACCTGCATGGGCCTGGAGTTGCCCAATCCCAAGCGCCAGATGATCCGCCTGGCCGAGATCATCCGGTCCGAAGCCTACGCCCGCTCGGCCTCGCACCTGACGCTGGCGATGGGCAAGGACATCACCGGCGTCCCGGTCGCCACCGACCTGGCGCGCGCGCCGCACATGCTGGTAGCCGGCACCACCGGCTCCGGCAAATCGGTGGCGATCAACGCCATGATCCTGTCGCTGCTGTACAAGGCCACGCCCGACGATGTGCGCCTGATCATGATCGATCCGAAGATGCTGGAGCTGTCGGTCTACGACGGCATCCCACACCTGCTGGCGCCGGTCGTGACCGACATGAAGCTGGCCGCGCATGCGCTGTCGTGGTGTGTCGGCGAGATGGACAAGCGCTATCGCCTGATGTCGGCGCTGGGAGTGCGCGGCCTGGCCGGCTATAACCAGAAGATCGCCGACGGCATCGCCGCCGAGAAGCGCGTCAAGAACCCGTTCTCGCTCACGCCCGATGCCCCCGAACCGCTCGATCCGCTGCCGATGATCGTGGTCGTGATCGACGAACTGGCCGACCTGATGATGGTGGCAGGCAAGAAGATTGAAGAACTGATCGCCCGTCTGGCGCAAAAAGCCCGCGCCGCCGGCATCCACCTGATCCTCGCGACGCAGCGTCCGTCGGTGGACGTCATCACCGGCCTGATCAAGGCCAACATCCCGACGCGCGTGGCCTTCCAGGTGTCGTCCAAGATCGACTCGCGCACCGTGCTCGACCAGATGGGCGCGGAAACGCTGCTCGGCCACGGCGACATGCTGTTCCTGCCGCCGGGCTCGGGTTATCCGCAGCGCGTGCATGGCGCGTTCGTCTCGGATGAAGAAGTCCACCGCGTGGTCGAACACCTGAAAGCCCACGGCGAACCGCAGTACGAAGAAGCAATCCTGGCCGGTCCGGCCTCGGAAGAACCGCAGCAAGGCGACATGTTCGGCGAACCCGGCGATGAAGCCGACCCGCTCTACGACGAGGCCGTGGCCTACGTCACGCGCAGCCGGCGCGCCTCGATCTCGTCGGTGCAGCGCCAGTTCCGCATCGGCTACAACCGCGCGGCCCGCCTGGTGGAACAGATGGAAGCCGCCGGCATCCTGTCATCGATGTCCAAGAGCGGCAGCCGCGACGTGCTGGCGCCGCCGCCACCGGAGTTGTAG
- the pdxR gene encoding MocR-like pyridoxine biosynthesis transcription factor PdxR — MELHIVIEGNKDLAGQVYRQLRDAIQSGRLAPGEQVPPSRLLATQLGLSRKTVSEAYGRLTLDKLLVGRAGSGTFVNAPAEPKAKPKRFESSDLAAGKLIAHWLDQSFPLLMRHVGPETRSQYDFMGGIPVRRQFPQEEWRQCVLYGLRQVNEARGFYAETEGVPALREAIARHVSFSRGVQCTAADVLVTNGAQQALDLITRVLVEPGSVVAVEDPGYPPARMLFSAQGARVESVPVDDEGMRVDLIPDGTRLIYATPAHQFPLGMPMSPARRTALLARARELRAIVIEDDYDSEFRYEGRPMDSLQSMDQDGLVAFVGTFSKSMNPELRVGYVIAPPSILRAMSVVKGLSDWHTPTLTQWAMARFIDEGYLQKHIRRCHGIYVARREKLHAALNGALKPWMRAVPTTAGFHLAAQMTAEVDMAQLLRLARRVDVALYTLDEFYYRVKPEPALFFGYGAIESLDIETALGRVRTILEELSG; from the coding sequence ATGGAATTGCACATCGTCATTGAGGGCAACAAGGATCTGGCCGGGCAGGTGTATCGCCAGCTGCGCGACGCCATTCAGAGCGGCCGCCTGGCGCCGGGGGAACAGGTGCCGCCGTCGCGCCTGCTGGCCACGCAGCTGGGCCTGTCGCGCAAGACCGTCTCGGAAGCCTATGGGCGGCTGACGCTGGACAAGCTGCTGGTGGGCCGGGCCGGCAGCGGCACCTTCGTCAATGCGCCGGCCGAGCCGAAAGCCAAGCCGAAACGCTTCGAAAGCAGCGACCTCGCCGCCGGCAAACTGATCGCGCATTGGCTCGATCAGTCGTTCCCGCTGCTGATGCGGCACGTCGGCCCGGAAACGCGCTCGCAATACGATTTCATGGGCGGCATCCCGGTGCGCAGGCAATTTCCGCAGGAAGAGTGGCGCCAGTGCGTGCTGTACGGGTTGCGCCAGGTCAATGAGGCGCGCGGCTTCTACGCCGAGACCGAAGGCGTGCCGGCCTTGCGCGAGGCGATCGCGCGCCATGTGTCGTTCTCGCGAGGGGTGCAATGCACGGCTGCCGATGTACTAGTGACCAACGGCGCGCAGCAGGCGCTGGACCTGATTACGCGGGTGCTGGTGGAGCCGGGCAGCGTGGTGGCGGTGGAAGATCCCGGCTATCCGCCCGCGCGCATGCTGTTCTCGGCGCAAGGCGCCAGGGTGGAGAGCGTGCCGGTGGACGACGAAGGGATGCGGGTCGATCTGATTCCGGATGGAACACGCCTGATCTATGCGACGCCGGCGCATCAGTTTCCGCTCGGCATGCCGATGAGCCCGGCGCGGCGCACGGCCTTGCTGGCGCGCGCGCGTGAATTGCGGGCCATCGTCATCGAGGACGATTACGACAGCGAGTTCCGTTACGAGGGGCGGCCCATGGATTCGCTGCAAAGCATGGACCAGGACGGGCTGGTGGCGTTCGTGGGCACGTTTTCCAAGTCGATGAACCCGGAGTTGCGCGTCGGCTACGTGATTGCGCCGCCGTCGATCTTGCGCGCCATGAGCGTGGTCAAGGGCTTGTCGGACTGGCATACGCCGACCCTGACCCAGTGGGCGATGGCGAGGTTCATTGACGAGGGCTACCTGCAAAAGCACATCCGCCGCTGCCACGGCATCTATGTCGCACGCCGCGAAAAGCTGCATGCCGCGCTCAACGGTGCGCTCAAACCCTGGATGCGCGCGGTGCCGACGACTGCCGGTTTCCACCTGGCGGCACAGATGACGGCCGAAGTCGACATGGCGCAATTGCTGCGGCTGGCGCGCCGGGTCGACGTCGCGCTGTACACGCTGGACGAGTTCTACTACCGGGTCAAGCCGGAGCCGGCGCTGTTCTTCGGCTATGGCGCCATCGAGTCGCTCGACATCGAGACGGCGCTGGGACGCGTGAGGACGATCCTGGAAGAGCTCAGCGGCTAA
- a CDS encoding carboxymuconolactone decarboxylase family protein produces the protein MEQRVDFYKASPEVLKGMIALENVVGKLGLETSLLELVRLRVSLINGCAFCVDMHTADARKAGETERRLYAVPVWRETPFFTDRERAALAWSESLTLISQTGAPDEDYALARAQFTDAELVNLTLAINTINAWNRFAIGFRKMPVA, from the coding sequence ATGGAACAACGCGTCGATTTCTACAAAGCCTCCCCTGAAGTCCTGAAGGGCATGATCGCCCTCGAAAACGTGGTCGGCAAGCTCGGCCTGGAAACATCCCTGCTGGAACTGGTCCGCCTGCGCGTGTCGCTCATCAACGGCTGCGCCTTCTGCGTCGACATGCACACCGCCGACGCCCGCAAGGCCGGCGAAACCGAACGCCGCCTGTACGCCGTGCCGGTCTGGCGCGAAACCCCGTTCTTCACCGACCGCGAACGCGCCGCCCTGGCCTGGAGCGAATCGCTGACCCTGATCTCGCAAACCGGTGCTCCCGATGAAGACTACGCCCTGGCGCGCGCCCAGTTCACCGACGCAGAACTGGTCAACCTGACCCTGGCCATCAACACCATCAACGCCTGGAACCGTTTCGCCATCGGCTTCCGCAAGATGCCGGTCGCCTGA
- a CDS encoding MFS transporter, translating to MTTIAAAAPAHTAVEERDITFRRVIWRIVPFVTLIWFLAWVDRVNVGFAKLTMMSDLQWSDAVYGAGAGIFFIGYFIFEVPSNLALQKFGARKTIMRITIGWGITCVLMAWVQTATQFYVLRFLMGAFEAGLQPGVILYLTYWLPTHRRGKALGIFVSASAVSLVVGSPLAAYIMELSQGLGGFKGWQWLFVIEGIPSIVAGAAAYFLLTDRPRDAHWLSPREKEHVETELAAEDQALGPREHSFFASLRSARMWALIMVFFCIIAGNATLVYYGPSLVKEVGFTDIKTLGWVMGGIYCCGWLGMLLNGYLSDRNKEVRIHTAVAAAIGALGLLLAAYFLGEKSAAGVVFALALSSAGTMGAIPVFWQLPGRFLSGSAIVVGLAVINSVANLAGYFSPQLLGYLKTTTGQYGKGLTTIAIVELMATLMIFMFIGKTARVGK from the coding sequence ATGACCACCATCGCCGCAGCCGCGCCTGCCCACACCGCCGTGGAAGAGCGCGACATCACCTTCCGCCGCGTCATCTGGCGCATTGTCCCGTTCGTCACGCTGATCTGGTTCCTGGCCTGGGTCGACCGCGTCAACGTCGGCTTCGCCAAGCTGACCATGATGAGCGATCTGCAATGGTCGGACGCGGTGTACGGCGCCGGCGCCGGGATTTTCTTCATCGGCTATTTCATCTTCGAGGTGCCGAGCAACCTGGCGCTGCAAAAGTTCGGCGCGCGCAAGACCATCATGCGCATCACCATCGGGTGGGGCATCACCTGTGTACTGATGGCCTGGGTGCAGACCGCAACGCAGTTCTACGTCCTGCGCTTCCTGATGGGGGCGTTCGAAGCCGGCCTGCAACCCGGCGTGATCCTGTATCTGACCTACTGGCTGCCGACGCACCGGCGCGGCAAGGCGCTGGGGATTTTCGTTTCGGCGTCGGCGGTCTCGCTGGTGGTCGGCAGTCCGCTGGCGGCCTACATCATGGAGTTGTCGCAGGGCCTGGGCGGCTTCAAGGGCTGGCAATGGCTGTTCGTGATCGAAGGGATTCCGTCGATCGTGGCCGGCGCGGCAGCGTATTTCCTGCTGACGGACCGTCCGCGCGACGCGCACTGGCTCAGCCCGCGCGAAAAAGAACACGTCGAGACCGAACTGGCCGCCGAGGACCAGGCGCTGGGTCCGCGCGAGCACAGCTTCTTCGCATCGCTGCGCAGCGCGCGCATGTGGGCGCTGATCATGGTGTTCTTCTGCATCATCGCCGGCAACGCCACGCTGGTGTACTACGGCCCGAGCCTGGTCAAGGAGGTTGGCTTTACCGACATCAAGACGCTGGGCTGGGTGATGGGCGGGATTTATTGCTGCGGCTGGCTGGGCATGCTGCTCAACGGCTACCTGTCGGACCGCAACAAGGAAGTGCGCATCCATACCGCAGTGGCCGCCGCCATCGGCGCGCTGGGCCTATTGCTGGCAGCGTATTTCCTGGGAGAGAAGAGCGCCGCCGGCGTGGTGTTCGCGCTGGCGCTGTCGTCGGCCGGCACGATGGGCGCGATTCCGGTGTTCTGGCAATTACCCGGACGCTTCTTGTCCGGTTCTGCGATCGTGGTGGGCCTGGCGGTGATCAATTCGGTGGCCAATCTGGCCGGGTATTTTTCACCGCAGCTGCTGGGCTATCTCAAAACCACCACCGGCCAGTACGGCAAGGGCCTGACCACCATCGCCATCGTGGAGCTGATGGCGACGCTGATGATTTTTATGTTCATTGGCAAGACGGCGAGGGTGGGGAAATAA